From Alteromonas sp. RKMC-009, one genomic window encodes:
- the galE gene encoding UDP-glucose 4-epimerase GalE: protein MHILVTGGAGYIGTHTCIALIEAGHSVVVLDNFSNSHPEALKRVEQICQRPVPFYEGDAGDADTLKHIFSQHHIDGVIHFAGSKAVGESVEKPMLYYRNNVTASQTLIETMNDAGIHTLVFSSSATVYGDPHSVPIFEDFPLGPTNPYGRSKLMVEQIIQDFCQASGAFSGIILRYFNPVGAHDSGKIGEDPNGIPNNLMPFIAQVAVGKRETLSVFGSDYPTADGTGVRDYIHVCDLADGHVKALETLHGQPGSHIFNLGTGNGISVLEMVNAYASASEQPVPYQLVARRPGDIACCYANSDHAKKVLGWEAKHDLHSMVSSSWHWQSGNPDGYQNGK, encoded by the coding sequence ATGCATATTCTTGTTACAGGCGGCGCAGGTTATATTGGTACACATACCTGCATCGCACTTATTGAAGCGGGCCACTCTGTGGTGGTGTTAGACAATTTCTCAAACAGTCACCCTGAAGCGCTGAAGCGTGTTGAACAAATTTGCCAGCGTCCCGTCCCTTTCTATGAAGGTGATGCGGGTGACGCAGACACGTTGAAGCACATTTTCAGCCAGCACCACATTGACGGCGTTATTCATTTCGCGGGCTCAAAAGCAGTGGGCGAGTCGGTAGAAAAGCCCATGCTGTATTATCGCAACAACGTGACAGCCAGCCAGACCCTCATTGAAACGATGAACGATGCGGGCATACACACGCTGGTATTCAGTTCATCTGCCACGGTTTACGGCGATCCGCACTCAGTGCCGATTTTTGAAGATTTTCCATTAGGGCCAACAAATCCTTATGGCAGAAGTAAGCTGATGGTGGAACAAATCATTCAGGACTTCTGTCAGGCCAGCGGCGCATTCAGTGGCATTATCCTGCGCTACTTTAATCCTGTCGGCGCCCACGATAGCGGCAAAATTGGCGAAGATCCTAACGGGATCCCCAATAATCTCATGCCTTTTATCGCCCAGGTCGCCGTTGGAAAGCGTGAGACTCTGTCAGTATTTGGCAGCGATTACCCCACTGCTGACGGTACCGGTGTCCGCGACTATATTCATGTATGTGATTTAGCTGACGGTCACGTGAAAGCCCTTGAAACCCTGCACGGCCAGCCCGGTAGTCACATATTCAATTTGGGGACGGGCAACGGTATTTCAGTGCTGGAAATGGTGAATGCTTATGCCAGCGCCAGTGAACAGCCTGTCCCTTACCAGCTTGTTGCCCGCCGTCCCGGGGATATTGCCTGCTGCTACGCCAACTCAGACCATGCTAAGAAGGTGCTGGGATGGGAAGCAAAACACGATTTGCACAGCATGGTATCAAGCAGCTGGCACTGGCAGTCCGGCAACCCTGACGGATACCAGAACGGAAAATAA
- a CDS encoding CIA30 family protein, translating to MMFSRLISKQRFSTTFLATTLLAAMVSQPAAASEEVKHPTPVTVSDGKLLWASGEPVYLFGVNYSAPFAYGYRAISRRGIDHKAAIDMDVDHIARLKLDAYRIHVWDKLITDKQGNMLDNEYVELFDYLMMRLQERGIKAILTPIAWWGAGYPEPDPSEPGFAVGFSKNDMNEKPELIEAQQRYLTQFMAHKNRFTGKVIGSDPDIIAFELFNEPKHRQAPEKSAAYVNTLLATVRDTGVTKPLFYNLSEQGNQPDFAEAICNSNVDGVAFQWYPTGLLKYSALNTNVLPSVATYTNPFVDIDACASKAKMIYEFDAADVTRSVMYPAMARSFRDGGFQWATQFAYDPAAIADTNSDYNTHFLNLLYTPSKAISLMIAGEAFRSLPDDYQAPAYPESNQFGDVTLSYDQDLSQYDDGQQYYYSNSTTQAPEDAERLTHVAGVGSSPVVSYNGSGAYFLDKLSNDQWRLEVYPDVLTLQDPHQNSSLQREVARLYSHSREFDVSLEGLGSTFFVHGQNKDNTVSIQAEDGKFAVSPGIYLLSANKDAQPVKDTQFLLPALTTKTAMVVHQPQRKRNVNEPLIITASVEAISASPSVTLQLRYEGYNAWESIPMTSTDGVTWQASLPDDKAWQKPGKLEYAITVEDSGEVWTFPGKQKGKPQNWDFLNTAFYHTLLQPENTPVTLLDPARDRSTFIAPQDTVSWPASSATQEGATVVLNVFDEMIQQGGPLLRTDLAVGNRLTDRKLDDYDAVALRVRASGGSDRLQLGFIANDGLAYGTDFPVSKEWKTLVIPLSAFKPVPLLFTRAYPTFMPVTTGPFDQAPLSLNAITGLQFSLPPLKRAPKSGYRGIELGEVALINTNN from the coding sequence ATGATGTTTTCACGATTGATATCTAAACAGCGATTTTCTACCACGTTTCTGGCTACCACGCTGTTAGCCGCTATGGTTTCTCAACCTGCTGCCGCTTCAGAGGAGGTGAAACACCCTACCCCGGTTACTGTATCAGACGGCAAACTGCTCTGGGCCAGTGGTGAGCCTGTGTATCTGTTCGGCGTTAACTACAGCGCGCCGTTTGCCTACGGCTATCGCGCCATTTCCCGCCGTGGCATTGACCATAAAGCGGCTATCGATATGGATGTGGACCATATTGCCCGTCTGAAACTGGATGCATACCGGATCCACGTCTGGGACAAACTTATCACAGATAAACAGGGCAACATGCTTGATAACGAATATGTGGAACTGTTCGATTATCTGATGATGCGCTTGCAGGAAAGGGGTATCAAAGCCATTTTGACGCCAATCGCCTGGTGGGGAGCCGGTTATCCGGAACCCGATCCTTCCGAGCCGGGATTTGCGGTGGGTTTCAGCAAAAACGATATGAACGAAAAGCCTGAGCTGATAGAAGCCCAGCAACGCTACCTGACTCAGTTTATGGCTCACAAAAACCGTTTTACCGGTAAAGTAATTGGCAGTGACCCTGATATCATCGCTTTTGAGCTTTTCAATGAGCCGAAGCACCGCCAGGCCCCTGAAAAAAGCGCTGCTTACGTTAATACCCTGTTGGCGACTGTCAGAGATACCGGTGTCACCAAGCCACTTTTCTATAACCTGTCAGAACAGGGAAATCAGCCGGATTTTGCTGAAGCGATTTGTAACAGCAATGTGGATGGTGTTGCATTTCAGTGGTATCCCACAGGCCTGCTGAAATACAGTGCACTGAATACCAATGTACTGCCTTCAGTGGCGACTTACACCAATCCTTTTGTAGATATTGATGCCTGTGCATCCAAAGCGAAAATGATTTACGAGTTTGATGCCGCTGATGTGACCCGCAGTGTCATGTACCCGGCAATGGCCCGTAGCTTCCGTGATGGCGGATTCCAGTGGGCGACCCAGTTTGCTTACGACCCTGCTGCAATAGCCGATACAAACTCCGACTACAACACCCACTTTTTGAACTTGCTGTACACGCCCTCCAAGGCCATCAGTCTGATGATAGCCGGTGAAGCATTCCGTTCATTGCCGGACGATTATCAGGCGCCTGCCTATCCTGAAAGCAACCAGTTTGGTGATGTCACACTGTCATACGACCAGGACCTGAGTCAGTACGACGACGGACAGCAATATTATTATTCTAACTCTACCACGCAGGCTCCTGAAGACGCTGAACGTCTTACTCATGTTGCCGGTGTGGGCAGCTCGCCGGTGGTGAGCTACAACGGTTCGGGGGCGTATTTCCTCGATAAACTGAGCAACGACCAGTGGCGACTGGAGGTGTATCCTGATGTCCTCACATTGCAAGATCCCCATCAAAATTCAAGCTTACAACGTGAAGTAGCCCGACTTTACTCCCATTCGCGTGAGTTTGATGTGTCCCTGGAGGGCCTTGGGAGCACCTTCTTCGTCCACGGTCAAAACAAAGATAATACTGTCAGTATTCAGGCTGAAGATGGCAAATTCGCCGTTTCACCCGGCATCTATTTGCTGTCGGCAAACAAAGATGCGCAACCGGTTAAAGATACGCAGTTCCTGTTACCCGCGCTCACCACGAAGACAGCTATGGTTGTGCACCAACCTCAACGTAAGCGCAACGTAAACGAACCACTGATCATTACCGCCAGCGTAGAGGCTATCAGTGCATCACCATCGGTTACCCTTCAGCTTCGCTACGAGGGCTATAACGCCTGGGAATCTATCCCGATGACATCAACGGACGGCGTTACCTGGCAAGCCAGTTTGCCTGATGACAAAGCATGGCAAAAACCCGGTAAACTTGAATACGCCATTACTGTGGAAGACAGCGGCGAAGTGTGGACATTCCCCGGCAAGCAAAAAGGCAAACCGCAGAACTGGGATTTTCTGAATACCGCGTTTTATCACACCTTACTGCAACCGGAGAATACGCCGGTCACACTGTTAGACCCGGCCAGAGACCGCTCAACATTTATCGCACCTCAGGACACCGTCAGCTGGCCTGCCAGTTCGGCAACACAAGAGGGCGCTACGGTGGTCCTCAACGTGTTTGATGAAATGATTCAGCAGGGCGGTCCGCTACTGCGTACCGATCTGGCTGTGGGCAACCGGCTGACTGACAGGAAGCTGGATGACTACGATGCCGTTGCACTTCGCGTACGTGCTTCAGGCGGAAGTGACCGCTTGCAACTTGGCTTTATCGCCAACGATGGTCTGGCTTACGGCACAGACTTCCCGGTCAGCAAAGAATGGAAAACACTGGTGATACCGCTGTCTGCCTTTAAACCGGTTCCGCTGTTATTCACCCGTGCCTATCCCACGTTTATGCCTGTCACAACTGGCCCGTTCGACCAGGCACCGCTGTCCCTGAATGCCATAACCGGTCTGCAGTTCTCGTTGCCGCCTTTAAAGCGGGCGCCAAAATCCGGTTACCGTGGTATTGAGTTGGGAGAGGTTGCCCTGATTAACACGAACAACTAA
- a CDS encoding right-handed parallel beta-helix repeat-containing protein, producing MCRILTLCFLTGFVLSARAGADEPLPEQLTITPLIESAGIELPGQSAGADNTLRFREAGTTQWQDANPLYFDPVNGSLSGAVVYLKPSSHYDIELSVTDDTGTRLYTDSFYTRADKPPVDPQKIYHLKDIYQGGTLDVEALGIEGAPGAWAMIKGDLNTPIVAPEDALSAIRIGAQSYVYFEDITIAQGGQLGFFAEEAHHIWVNGCDISQWGRRPAEYRKGIAYDDRGRQINYDSAFFMRRSGVITVENCYVHDPVFGANHWGNGHPKGTNAFLAFANHPEEAFQGQIIIRNNTFTGTDEVRFNDVVESRFNLNSDGGFIRDSAIYNNTFAYANDDIIELDGGQHNVLVYNNDFSHGYGGISIAPVRRGPSYIFHNTVHSMGDERGMMWAAIKAGGVSSNPEGQVNLFNNYVYSSGNGITASYVQGDDGFWVNAVNNVIITGPATDVSGFSILDKKFDVRSVFTGNYLFNLDTASERFQADITVPFADSTKLNTAFARSLAEQAAPKTLNIADGLTVANFSKFAGGLITGKTGPVTGAAPYLSFSHVLLEEMLNFNKFAPASYDAKQDDTVNGGMTISDDGSTLTLSGNAWKQIAGQFIVDAGSRLVATIKIEGPAEIAALGLDTNLKQGPGVILSFGGSQSYGHLVDDLSEQDGWQRLVIPVGEYLKAGNYQYLTFILDNDATPQAGKIHFRHIALIQGGDEI from the coding sequence ATGTGTCGTATCCTGACGTTATGTTTTCTGACCGGCTTTGTACTGAGTGCCCGCGCCGGTGCTGATGAGCCACTGCCTGAACAACTCACAATTACGCCATTAATAGAATCTGCAGGGATAGAATTGCCCGGACAGTCCGCAGGTGCTGACAATACACTTCGTTTCCGTGAAGCTGGTACTACGCAGTGGCAGGATGCTAACCCGCTTTACTTTGACCCTGTTAATGGCTCGTTATCCGGTGCCGTAGTGTACCTGAAGCCGTCTTCACACTATGACATTGAGCTGAGTGTGACAGATGATACCGGAACCCGTTTGTATACAGATTCCTTCTATACCCGGGCTGACAAGCCGCCGGTGGACCCTCAGAAGATATATCATCTGAAAGATATTTATCAGGGCGGTACGCTGGATGTAGAAGCGCTGGGTATCGAAGGTGCGCCCGGTGCATGGGCCATGATTAAAGGCGATCTTAATACACCCATCGTAGCCCCGGAGGATGCTCTTTCGGCCATCCGCATCGGTGCGCAAAGTTATGTGTATTTCGAAGACATCACCATTGCGCAGGGCGGTCAGCTCGGTTTCTTTGCAGAAGAAGCACATCATATCTGGGTCAACGGATGCGACATTTCTCAGTGGGGAAGACGCCCGGCAGAGTACCGCAAAGGCATCGCTTATGACGACCGGGGCCGGCAGATTAACTACGATTCCGCCTTCTTCATGCGTCGCAGTGGCGTGATCACCGTAGAAAACTGCTATGTGCATGACCCGGTATTTGGCGCAAACCACTGGGGTAACGGCCATCCCAAGGGCACCAATGCTTTCCTTGCTTTCGCCAACCATCCGGAGGAAGCCTTTCAGGGGCAAATCATAATACGCAACAATACCTTCACCGGTACTGATGAGGTGCGCTTTAATGATGTGGTGGAAAGCCGGTTTAATCTCAACAGCGATGGCGGTTTCATCCGGGACTCGGCGATATATAACAACACGTTTGCTTACGCCAACGACGACATTATCGAACTGGATGGTGGTCAGCACAACGTACTGGTTTACAACAATGATTTTTCCCACGGTTATGGCGGAATAAGTATTGCGCCGGTGCGTCGCGGACCGTCTTATATTTTTCATAACACCGTTCACAGCATGGGCGACGAGCGCGGTATGATGTGGGCAGCTATCAAGGCCGGCGGCGTGTCATCTAATCCTGAAGGACAGGTTAACCTGTTCAACAACTACGTTTATTCTTCAGGAAACGGTATCACCGCATCTTATGTCCAGGGTGATGACGGGTTCTGGGTAAACGCGGTGAACAATGTGATTATCACCGGTCCGGCGACAGACGTATCCGGCTTCAGCATTCTTGATAAAAAGTTCGATGTCCGCAGTGTCTTCACAGGTAATTACCTGTTTAATCTGGATACCGCCAGCGAGCGGTTTCAGGCTGACATAACTGTGCCTTTTGCCGACTCAACTAAGCTAAACACCGCCTTTGCCCGGTCACTGGCTGAACAGGCAGCGCCGAAAACCCTGAACATAGCTGATGGTCTCACCGTTGCTAATTTTTCGAAGTTCGCAGGCGGACTGATCACCGGAAAAACCGGCCCGGTGACCGGCGCGGCTCCTTACCTGTCTTTCAGCCATGTGTTACTTGAGGAAATGCTCAATTTTAATAAGTTTGCACCGGCAAGCTACGATGCGAAACAGGATGACACCGTCAATGGCGGAATGACTATAAGCGATGATGGTTCAACATTAACGTTATCCGGTAACGCATGGAAACAAATCGCAGGGCAGTTCATTGTCGACGCTGGCAGCCGGCTGGTCGCGACAATTAAAATTGAAGGTCCGGCGGAAATTGCCGCGTTAGGCCTGGATACCAATTTAAAGCAGGGACCCGGCGTGATATTAAGCTTCGGTGGTTCGCAATCATACGGTCATCTTGTTGATGATCTGAGCGAACAGGACGGCTGGCAACGGTTGGTTATACCGGTAGGTGAGTATCTCAAAGCAGGTAATTATCAATACCTGACATTTATTCTCGATAATGACGCCACGCCGCAAGCCGGTAAAATCCACTTCAGACACATAGCGCTGATACAGGGCGGGGATGAAATATGA
- a CDS encoding TonB-dependent receptor, producing the protein MIEVRGFKNSLKESMLNKKAADVVSDGISAEDLGKFPDQNVAESLQRITGVAIDRSGGEGQFITVRGFGPQFNTVLVNGRQIATENQGREFSFDTLPAELISGADVYKSPVASMQEGGIGATVNVTTAKPFDFEGFAGAASAKGMYEELSEEITPQVSGLLTNRFLDDRLGLLFAASYQERKAQNNTLQSNYWRPNVSLTNRSERDNPAYADSAQFNGVYIPQNYDQRVDFAHRQRTSGNLVMQYALQDNMILKVDGLYSKFEVDSSATSVGHWLSDSNLDNLVFNENGSVVSLDSTLVDGVGGATDFISSSFSRNVEIKAYGINLDWNVTDYLTANFDISTSKAENASGGANNFNVVGYNNAYSIDYSGSVPVITIDGGDAALQDFAAGRLHVANREGFDVEDTIDEMRADFTWLPDSNNAFAKMEFGVYYQDRQKQNNSVSSSLCSIYCGYQYDIPDSLLSIFTAENFFPQASQQWITYDPEAYFEYAISDEAVQQISEASGQTPEEVRALIDAESINNPAIGSNSFSVQEEVLSVYSQLYFSMLISDMPVDINFGLRFSQTDTSVGGYGRELLDVLPIPNDPSDYSDVYATDEGVPISESNSYSNILPNINARMELTDDLMLRVGFSETLTRPTMSDMVPAFNVTVTRPGNLQAESGNARLKPFLSTNMDLSLEWYYADTSYLAVAAFTKEVEDFIVATVETQTLNLQSGQYDFNVRLPGNGETADVNGLELAWLHTFENGFGIQANATVVNSDASLDASDTTQVFALEGLGDSQNLILFYEQGPLQARVAYNNREAFMQDLVSPLGGTEPRFTKTYGQVDVSASYDINESFTVFFEGINVTGETLSRHGRYEEQFVQLIDDGARYTLGVRTSF; encoded by the coding sequence GTGATTGAAGTGAGAGGTTTTAAAAACTCACTGAAAGAATCCATGCTGAATAAGAAAGCCGCAGATGTGGTTTCTGATGGTATTTCAGCAGAAGACCTGGGTAAGTTTCCTGACCAGAACGTGGCGGAATCTTTGCAACGTATTACCGGTGTGGCTATTGACCGTAGCGGCGGTGAAGGCCAGTTCATCACGGTCCGGGGTTTTGGTCCGCAATTTAATACCGTCCTGGTGAATGGCCGTCAGATCGCGACAGAAAATCAGGGCAGGGAATTCAGCTTTGACACCCTGCCTGCCGAATTGATCAGCGGAGCTGATGTGTATAAAAGCCCTGTCGCTTCCATGCAGGAAGGCGGTATTGGAGCTACTGTGAATGTAACAACCGCGAAGCCGTTTGACTTCGAAGGCTTTGCCGGTGCCGCCAGCGCCAAGGGTATGTATGAAGAATTGTCTGAGGAGATCACGCCGCAGGTATCCGGACTGTTGACTAACCGTTTCCTCGATGACCGCCTCGGACTTTTATTTGCTGCTTCTTATCAGGAACGTAAAGCACAGAACAATACATTGCAGTCTAATTACTGGCGTCCCAATGTGAGTCTGACCAACCGTTCGGAACGGGATAATCCGGCCTATGCAGATTCAGCACAATTTAATGGTGTCTATATTCCGCAGAATTATGATCAGCGGGTGGACTTTGCTCACCGTCAGCGTACCAGCGGAAACCTGGTGATGCAGTACGCGCTGCAGGACAATATGATCCTGAAAGTTGACGGCCTGTATTCCAAATTTGAAGTGGATTCCAGCGCCACGAGTGTAGGGCACTGGTTGTCTGACAGTAACCTGGACAACCTGGTATTTAATGAAAATGGCAGTGTGGTTTCTCTCGACAGCACCCTGGTTGACGGTGTTGGTGGTGCCACAGATTTTATCAGCAGCAGCTTCTCGAGAAATGTTGAAATCAAAGCATACGGCATTAATCTGGACTGGAATGTAACCGATTACCTTACGGCAAATTTCGACATTTCGACGTCAAAAGCCGAAAATGCCAGCGGTGGTGCCAATAACTTTAACGTGGTGGGTTACAACAACGCTTACAGCATTGACTACTCCGGCAGCGTACCTGTGATCACTATTGACGGCGGCGATGCCGCTTTGCAGGACTTCGCTGCGGGACGTCTGCACGTTGCCAACCGCGAAGGTTTTGACGTAGAAGATACCATTGATGAAATGCGGGCTGATTTTACCTGGCTGCCGGACTCCAACAATGCATTCGCAAAAATGGAATTTGGCGTGTACTACCAGGACCGGCAGAAGCAAAATAACAGTGTTTCATCCAGTTTGTGCAGCATCTATTGCGGCTACCAGTATGATATTCCGGATTCTTTGCTGAGCATTTTTACCGCAGAGAATTTTTTCCCGCAGGCCAGTCAGCAGTGGATAACTTACGATCCGGAGGCCTATTTCGAGTACGCTATTTCTGACGAAGCGGTACAGCAGATATCGGAAGCGTCGGGACAAACGCCGGAAGAAGTGCGGGCACTCATTGATGCCGAGAGTATCAATAATCCTGCCATAGGCAGTAACTCCTTCAGTGTGCAGGAAGAAGTACTGAGTGTGTATTCCCAGCTCTATTTCAGCATGTTGATTTCAGATATGCCGGTGGATATCAACTTCGGTTTACGGTTCAGTCAGACAGATACGTCGGTGGGCGGTTATGGCCGTGAATTACTGGATGTATTGCCCATTCCTAATGATCCGTCAGACTACAGCGATGTATACGCGACTGACGAAGGTGTCCCCATCAGCGAGTCGAACAGCTACTCGAACATTCTGCCGAATATCAATGCGCGCATGGAGCTGACAGACGACCTGATGTTGCGGGTCGGCTTTTCTGAAACCCTTACACGGCCCACCATGAGCGACATGGTGCCGGCGTTTAATGTCACCGTAACCCGTCCGGGTAACCTTCAGGCAGAATCAGGAAATGCCCGTCTTAAGCCCTTTTTATCCACCAACATGGATCTCTCTCTGGAGTGGTACTACGCCGATACCAGCTATCTGGCAGTGGCAGCATTCACTAAGGAAGTGGAAGATTTCATTGTTGCGACAGTGGAAACACAAACGCTGAACCTGCAAAGCGGTCAGTATGACTTCAACGTGCGCTTACCCGGAAACGGCGAAACTGCTGACGTAAACGGGCTGGAACTGGCGTGGCTCCATACGTTTGAAAACGGGTTTGGTATTCAGGCGAATGCCACGGTTGTAAACAGCGATGCATCTCTGGATGCCAGCGACACCACCCAGGTATTTGCCCTTGAAGGTCTGGGCGACTCCCAGAACCTGATCCTGTTTTATGAGCAGGGGCCGTTGCAGGCGCGTGTGGCGTATAACAACCGTGAAGCGTTCATGCAGGATCTGGTAAGCCCGCTGGGTGGAACCGAGCCCCGGTTCACTAAAACCTACGGACAGGTTGACGTGTCAGCCAGCTACGACATCAACGAGTCGTTCACGGTGTTCTTTGAAGGCATCAACGTGACCGGGGAGACCTTGTCCCGTCATGGCCGCTATGAAGAGCAGTTTGTACAGTTAATCGATGATGGAGCCCGCTACACTCTCGGTGTCAGAACCAGTTTCTGA
- a CDS encoding IS110 family transposase translates to MSTIKVLGIDLGKSSFHVIGRDYSDNQIIRKKFSRTALIHFLHQLTPCTIAFEACGGAHWLGRQCESMGHKVRLIPPQYVNPFVKSNKNDFIDAEAICEASTRPNMRFVSVKSEEAQVISAIHKARHGYIKDRTACMSRIGALLLEFGIALPTGHSVMKQLFNWLAQQRQELPGLLMQELAELHDYYLFLNESIEKQDKKLKQLVETNAIGQLLKTIPGIGDMTASLCIANISSATDFKSGRNMAAWLGLVPAQYSTGGKPKLLGISKRGNKELRTLFIHAARAVMSRPDKTGKIYGEWLINLRATKPFNVVTVALANKLVRIAWAVMKTKQAFNSKALAPGLQ, encoded by the coding sequence ATGTCTACTATTAAAGTTCTTGGTATCGATTTAGGCAAATCATCCTTTCATGTGATAGGCCGTGATTATTCAGATAACCAAATCATCCGCAAAAAGTTTTCCCGCACTGCACTCATTCATTTTCTTCATCAGTTAACGCCATGCACAATTGCTTTCGAGGCTTGTGGCGGTGCGCACTGGCTCGGCAGGCAGTGTGAGTCGATGGGGCACAAAGTCAGACTGATCCCTCCGCAATATGTAAATCCCTTCGTTAAAAGCAATAAAAATGATTTCATAGATGCAGAAGCAATATGCGAAGCATCGACAAGACCCAATATGCGCTTTGTCAGCGTAAAGTCGGAAGAAGCACAGGTCATTTCCGCTATTCATAAAGCCAGGCACGGTTATATTAAAGACCGGACAGCATGTATGTCCCGCATAGGCGCATTGCTTCTCGAATTTGGCATTGCGCTGCCAACAGGCCATAGCGTGATGAAGCAGTTATTTAACTGGCTTGCTCAGCAACGACAGGAATTGCCGGGCCTGCTCATGCAAGAGCTTGCGGAGCTTCACGATTACTATCTGTTTCTCAATGAGAGCATTGAGAAACAAGACAAAAAGCTAAAGCAACTGGTTGAAACAAACGCGATAGGCCAGCTTCTTAAAACCATTCCAGGTATTGGAGACATGACAGCGAGTCTTTGTATTGCCAACATCAGTAGCGCCACTGACTTTAAAAGTGGGAGAAACATGGCGGCATGGTTAGGACTGGTTCCGGCGCAGTATTCGACTGGCGGTAAACCCAAATTACTGGGGATAAGCAAACGGGGTAACAAAGAGCTCCGGACCTTGTTTATCCATGCAGCCAGGGCGGTCATGTCCCGACCAGATAAGACCGGTAAAATTTATGGCGAGTGGCTAATTAATTTACGCGCCACAAAGCCATTCAATGTTGTAACCGTCGCTCTGGCCAACAAGCTGGTACGAATAGCATGGGCAGTAATGAAAACTAAACAAGCATTCAATAGCAAAGCGTTAGCACCAGGTTTGCAATGA
- a CDS encoding sodium/sugar symporter: MNIETLDITVFVIYVIALIGIAWWVSREEKGHEKDTNDYFLAGSSLPWWAIGASLIAANISAEQIIGMSGSGYTIGLAIASYEWMAAITLLIVGKFFLPIFLKHKIYTMPQFLEQRYDHRVRVVMAVFWLAVYVFVNLTAVLWLGALAINTIAGVDMMYGMLFLGVFSLAYSLYGGLKAVAMTDIIQVVLLVLGGLFLSYTALNLISDGNGVIQGFVDITNRLPEKFDMILSEDNPHYKSLPGISVLIGGMWIMNLSYWGFNQYIIQRTLAAKSVKEAQKGIAFAAFLKLLMPLIVVLPGIAAVILVPDLNRADEAYPSLMTLMPVGLKGLIFAALVAAIVSSLASMTNSVSTIFTMDFYKPKNPDKPQNHYVKVGRIVSLVSLIIAMLVAKPLLGNFDQAFQYIQEFTGFFTPGIVALFALGMFWKKTTANGGLVAALGSFFFSLAGRMFFPDVPFIDRVGIVFLMCVGLAVLISLSEKKGNHDNAIELGEVSFATSSGFNIAAIAITLVTAAFYITWW; this comes from the coding sequence ATGAACATTGAGACGTTGGATATCACAGTCTTTGTGATATATGTCATCGCGCTTATTGGGATCGCATGGTGGGTCTCCCGCGAGGAGAAAGGCCATGAGAAGGATACCAATGATTACTTCCTTGCTGGCTCAAGCCTGCCCTGGTGGGCGATTGGGGCATCATTGATCGCTGCTAACATTTCCGCTGAACAAATCATCGGAATGTCCGGCTCTGGTTATACCATCGGTTTAGCCATAGCTTCTTATGAGTGGATGGCAGCCATAACGTTGCTGATTGTAGGTAAGTTCTTCCTGCCAATCTTCCTGAAGCATAAAATTTACACCATGCCCCAGTTCCTGGAACAGCGCTATGACCACCGTGTGCGTGTCGTTATGGCGGTATTCTGGCTGGCAGTATACGTATTCGTGAACCTCACGGCTGTATTGTGGCTGGGTGCGCTGGCTATTAATACCATCGCCGGCGTAGACATGATGTACGGTATGTTGTTCCTTGGCGTGTTTTCACTGGCCTATTCACTGTACGGCGGCCTGAAGGCTGTGGCCATGACCGATATCATCCAGGTAGTGTTGTTAGTGCTGGGCGGTCTGTTCCTGTCATACACGGCGCTGAACCTGATCAGTGACGGTAACGGTGTGATTCAGGGATTTGTTGATATCACAAACCGTCTGCCGGAAAAATTCGATATGATTCTTTCTGAAGATAATCCGCACTATAAGAGCTTGCCGGGTATCTCTGTACTGATTGGCGGTATGTGGATCATGAACCTGTCTTACTGGGGCTTTAACCAGTACATCATTCAGCGTACTCTGGCTGCTAAAAGCGTTAAAGAAGCGCAGAAAGGGATCGCGTTTGCGGCATTCCTTAAACTGCTGATGCCTTTGATTGTGGTGTTACCGGGTATTGCTGCGGTCATACTGGTGCCGGATCTGAATCGTGCTGATGAGGCTTACCCGTCTCTGATGACATTAATGCCGGTTGGTCTGAAAGGTTTGATCTTCGCCGCACTGGTAGCGGCTATCGTGTCTTCACTGGCATCAATGACCAACAGTGTTTCTACCATCTTCACCATGGATTTCTACAAGCCTAAAAATCCGGATAAACCACAAAATCACTATGTGAAAGTGGGCCGTATTGTCAGTCTGGTGTCGTTAATCATTGCTATGCTGGTGGCTAAACCGCTACTGGGTAACTTTGATCAGGCATTCCAGTATATTCAGGAATTCACCGGCTTCTTCACGCCGGGCATAGTTGCCCTGTTTGCACTGGGTATGTTCTGGAAGAAAACCACAGCAAATGGGGGTCTGGTTGCTGCGCTGGGGTCGTTCTTCTTCAGCCTTGCGGGTCGTATGTTCTTTCCTGACGTTCCCTTCATTGACCGTGTAGGTATTGTATTTTTGATGTGTGTGGGTCTGGCCGTGCTGATTTCTCTGTCTGAGAAAAAGGGCAATCACGACAATGCTATTGAACTGGGTGAAGTCAGCTTTGCTACGTCCTCCGGCTTCAATATCGCAGCCATTGCAATCACACTGGTGACTGCAGCGTTCTACATTACCTGGTGGTAA